GCCACGACGACAGCAACGCCGAACATGAGGATGGCGAGACCGGTGAAGTTGACGACGAACGCTTCGCTCGGATAGCCGTGGAAGGGGAAGATGAAGCGTGCTAGGCCGGTCTCGGCGGTGCAGATGGCCATGaggaagatgacgatgcccaacAAAATGTGCCATGGCGCGTAGTCAGCCCTCATCGTCATCACCGCCCCCGGGAATACAAAGTAGACAAAACCCACCAGCCACTGCAAATAATTTTAGTCACCGGATTTAGTGAAATACAACCGCCTCACCATTTCGCTTAATACTTATTATAAGCGGAAACAGCTTATCAACGGTcaaaaaaattgtgaatttagtttaaaaaaattgtgaataaatcttttatatacgtgttattaGTATTTTAAAAACAgatgctgaaaaaaaaataaaccaatatgaaaaaaaacccTTAAAATCAACTCTGAAAATTGAGTCATAAAATTCATTGCCTCAATCAATTTGAAAGTCCTCTGGCTCACCTGAAAGGCATAGAGTGCTGCAGTGGTTATCCCAAGCCAAGCATGGAGGGAGCGGATGTCAGGGGCGCGGAGATCATGGTGGAACTTGAAGGCGGCGTacaggccgacggcggcgaaggcgagggcgaccagatgcagcagcaggtgCACCGCCTTCTTCACCTCCCTTGACCCCAGCATGATCCTGTACGCCATTATCGCTGCGAGCAACCATCATGAAGTACTTCCATCACTGCACAGCTAATCAGTACTACTAAAGCTATTTCTTCACATATCTCCTCTCGATCAATCACAGCCATTTTCTTTCATTTACTTTGTCTTCTCAACGAATCACACACTTCATCTAATTATTCtcatctactacctccgtcccaaaataattgcaaTTCTATg
Above is a window of Oryza sativa Japonica Group chromosome 10, ASM3414082v1 DNA encoding:
- the LOC4347995 gene encoding probable ascorbate-specific transmembrane electron transporter 1 is translated as MPVKSSASFRLTALPVVVVAQLLAAAVLTLTLVWVLHFRGGVSWSWHRSSTPQLVYTAHPLFMVIGLVICTGEAIMAYRIMLGSREVKKAVHLLLHLVALAFAAVGLYAAFKFHHDLRAPDIRSLHAWLGITTAALYAFQWLVGFVYFVFPGAVMTMRADYAPWHILLGIVIFLMAICTAETGLARFIFPFHGYPSEAFVVNFTGLAILMFGVAVVVAAILPSRY